The Alnus glutinosa chromosome 3, dhAlnGlut1.1, whole genome shotgun sequence nucleotide sequence AATTAACTATTGTGAGAATTAAAGTTTATATGAGATCTAGTTGTCCGAACAacgtaaaatttatttaaacatttGAACTCTATGGATTTGAATTAAATgccataaaaattaaaaaaaaaattaaaaaaaaaagcgaacAGCATAAGCGGTTTAACGGTtgagatttaattttttaaaaaaaaattatgagaaatgatcaaattaagtgtaaaattaaatctaaaccgtTAAACTGCACGTAAACCAGCATAACTAATTCACAATAATTACGTGGGATACTAATCCATGGGAGAGAAGGCCAAGATGTAGCTCACCAGTGGAAGCTTGACATTATGGGTTGAACCACCGTCGTCATAGCAGGGCTTGGTGTAAATGGAATAGGGATTGATGTTTCCAAACTCCGAGATGGCTTGAGAAAGAGCAGCGTTACATTCATCGCGCGGGAATAAAAACGTGTCGTCTCGGCACGACTTGTTTAGCGCTTCGTACGTGGCATCAGATATCAGCCCGTGGTTCCACCAATACTCGTGCGTCCcaatattatcataataatcATCAATAAGTGGATTCCCCAACTGCACCAAATTTATCAGAAATCTTAAAAAGAATCTGATACTCCCTCCTTAATTAGTCCTTCCCACAAGAATAATCCCcctttttctcaaaacaaaaaaaaaacaaaaaaaaaaaaaaaaaaaaaaaggaaaggaaggaaTTGTTGTTGGGGTGACCGAATCATCCTATTATGGCCGGTTTAAGGTGGCCGAACAATCTTTTTAGGGCACTAGCAACAACTTCTTTTTAACTTTTCCtcaatttagaaaattaaacaattgtTTGCTTCCTTATTTAAATGCATTTCacaataacttcttttttttttatcatttatttataccatttaaatattctttaaattaaatgctaagagaaagagagatgaaggagaaatcatttaaatattatttcaaattaatGCTAGAGGAATGAGAGAGgaaatataaagttttttaatattaaaataatgttaagaaaTGGCCGGTTTAAGGTAGCCGAACAATCTTTTTAGGGTACTAGCAATAACTTCTCTTTAACTTTTCCtcaatttagaaaattaaacaattgtTTACTTCCTTATTTAAATGCatttcacaataatttttttttttatcatttatttataccatttaaatattctttaaattaaatgctaagagaaagagagatgaaagagaaatcatttaaatattatatcaaattaatgctagaggaatgagagaggaaatataaagttttttatattaaaataatgttaaggaaaCCATTTTTGCTTCTCTAGATGTAAGGTACAACTTTTGGTTCCCTTGgtgtttctttagtttagggAATAACAACGGAACCTGATTCAATGAGTTTTTCAGGAGCTTTCCCTATATGTTTGGAAGGTAATGAGATTTAGAGAAattgctgctagtgctcttaagCAAAGAAGGTAGTTCGACCACCTCAAATTGCCAGTTTTGGGTGATTCGACCACCCCAAGAATCACTCAAGtcacttctcttttttctttttcttttttctttgtttttgttgtcaTAATTTGAGTtgttcatttgaaatgaatagTCTAAATAAAATGTGTTGCATCTAAAactcaatgaaaaaaaaaagggtaattatcttttccccccatgaactaccaaaaattgtgcgatgcccccatgaactaccaattcGACCAAAATAAAGTATTCAATTACCaaaaacaaccattttcccccgtccgtcagtcaaaggggttaaaataaacggtcaaatggtcacgtgaccgtcacacgccgttttaccctaattttcttcctcttttcccccatgaactaccacgatcttcttcttttccccctcatgaactaccactatCTTCCAACATGTCCcaatgtaaaacggcacatgacccgttgattgtttattttaacccctctaactgacggaagggtggaaatagttgtctttggtagttgaatgctctattttggtcgaattgGTAGTTCATGGTGGCATCgcgtattttttggtagttcatgggggaaaaggtaattacaaaaaaaaaaattgaatgattaaaagTCAAAGattctatttatttaatttctttataaaaaaaatatattaaaaaaaaaaaaagttgttgctTTTGCATAATTACAATTGAGATAATGTACTTTTCCACTTTCAAATAGAAAGCTaaggacaaaattgaaaaactaaTATAAAGATGGGTAAGTAGAAAGCATGAATtactattttcttaaaatagaGAGTAGATTACTTTTCATGGATAACTTACCAAGAAGCCTTTGAAATTAATGACAGGATTCTTGATTCCCTTGTTTCCCCGGACTATAATTTGAGAAAGCTCAGGAATGTAATGACCTGAACAAAGATGTAAAGTTAACGCAAGCACTCTATAATTCCCAAAAGATTCACATATCAAGtcataaaaaaatgtgtttcctAAGGAACCTGCATAGCTTTCTCCAGCAATGTAGAATGGCCTGTGCTTGTACTGAGAGAATCTCTGAAACCATTTAACCAGAAATGTGTAGGCATCTTTTGCTGCACTTTCAGATGCAATGTAAAAGTTAGATAGCATAGATCAGTGAACATTTGACATCTGCAACAAAGGATAAGGATGGGGATCGGGTATAACAACGACGTGCAATGAGCAGCCTCATGTGAGATGGCACTCGGATCTTATTTTGTTTGGACAGGTGCTTAGACAGTCCCAACAAGGACTCGGGGTGCTCTCTCACTTGAGGCTGCTCATTCCTGCAACAAAATTCGATAGATGATCTCATTGCACTACCCGATCTGAATCCTCCAACAAAATTAGATTTGTGAACATTTGACATAAGGATGAGATCGGGTATAACGAGGAGCCCCATGTGAGATGGCACTCGGGTTTTATTCCGTTTGGACAAGTGCTTAGAAATTCTTAACAGGGGCTCgggtactctctctctcacttgaGGCTGCTCACTCTTGCAACAAAATTAGATAGCCTCATTCCACCCGATCTCAATCCTGCAACAaaattgggttaaaaaaaaacataaaaaagaccTGTCCTTTGGTCGCCAACAGTGTATATATCTTCCGAAGTATTTGTGTAGGAAAATCCTACACCTGCTGGTGAATCAAGGAAAAGCAAATTCGCCTCTGCATAAAGTAAAGTTCCACAGTTTATACACTAATAATATTCTCTGGATGTACAAGAGGAAACCCATGAAGTAATGGGTCCTAGTCCTACTATACTTGAATGACAGCCTCGTTGATGAATCAGTACCGTCCATCAACAATCTCAGACGGTCAACAGTACCCAATCACACAAAGATTAATCACTACTTCAGTACACTGTACCTGCATTCCAAGCATACGGGCTCAAAGAAAGAGTCTTGCCGTCCGGCCTTACCCGGAAGGGCCCCACCTCCTCGGAGGCTCCGTAGGCCACAGAGGAGCACCCTGGCCCACCATTGAGCCACAAAACGAGCGGCCTTGATGAGGGGCCTCTGTTAGCGGGGGCCTCTATCAACCAGTAAAACAGAGCCCGGCCTGCTTGTGGGTCCACGGGAATGTAGCCAGAATATTGAGAAAAGTTCACGTTTGCTGGCTGCCCGGGCAGCTTGATGATCCTGTCCCTCTCCTGCTCTTTAAGCTGATCATCAGCCGCCGCCACCGCCGCTGAAGACAGCAACACACaagcaaaacccaaaacacaaagCTGCAGAGAGAAGGAACCACTTTTTTTGTGTTGGTCTCCCATGAGCGGCTCTTCACTCTAACTTCTCTTGGATAAGGTTCAGAAGTTATACAAAGGTATAGTGCGAGTTGGTCTCCCATGAGCACAAAGTTGTGCATTTTTTAAAGAGTAGTGCTAGGGCGGACTGAGATGCAAGTGGGATAAACTGACGGTGAAAATTAGCAGCCTTTCTATCAACAAGAGcttgtcaaaaaagaaaatcgaGTACCGACTTTCACTGATACATCATCCTAATTGTATAGCAGTCTTCtaaacaatatttttctttttaaaaaaatgtcatgtgtaaaaatttcatacaaactgGTTCGTATGAAACTCATACAAACCTGCAGCTTATAAAAGCAACGCATACATGAtctttaagctattaaaaaagcatgtaagaatcacgtgctattaaaaaagcatgtgcttctcatatgcAAGGgatacatgtcacttttaaaagTTCGTTTGCAAGAAATTCGGTTTGTAGGAGATTTCTGTCTGCTTGCACATATGTCAGTTTATAGACTgtattaaataaaaagtaatactagaaatcacatttttattccacaattatCTCACAATACTTATGTAGTTATGTGGCAGTCTCAACTaatccattaaatttttttaaaacaaagatTTATCTAAAAGTTAGTTAGAACTGCTACGTCAACATTAtgagataattataaaatagaaatgtaatttctagcattactcggaAAGATACAATCTAACTTTGTCCGATTAAAACAGATACAACCTAAAAGCTTTGCAGCTTGTAAGGCTTTTTCTATTCAATGATAGTCTTTGTTTAGAAGAAAATGGTTGtttagttttagacttaaattTCATGCATGTGTAATCTCATTAAAATAAACAGATTTACATTTTCAGATTCAGATCGCATAAGGTTGCTATTTTAATGTTCCTGGCCTTTGCTTTCACCTCACTCGATGCCTTGGTCACTTTGGATCAATCAACTGCATTATTCTCCGAGTTGGAAATATACGTTtaaaatgcatataattaattattattattttgtgtgttttgagttgtttattaatatttttgttttgaaaacagacacatgtcagtttaataaactgaatttaAAGAAACTCTTCTAAGTTTTAaccaaatttaaagaaaaactttttcttattttatatgCATGTCACATTCCAATACAAGTTATAATCAAATCTAAGAAATTTCTCTAactcaatttaaagaaaactttgtcctatTTTGTATGCCTGCCACATTCCCATACTAGTTATAATCAAATCTATTAATgcttcttatttttataaaaaaataaaaataaaaaataattaaaaaaatctattattGCCATTTCAGTGGAACAATAATTTCATGGGCATGCATCATATTTTTTTGTCGGTGTGTGATTGCTAATTGGGGGCTTTCATAATTGCGAAAAAAGCAGTCTTTTCTGATGCAGGCATTGCCGGAAGTGGCATTTGAAGGGGAAACACAGTTAAATTCTTTTGTTATTGCAAAAAGTAAATTGCAGTGGTTTCAAGGAGGGAAATTGAAATATTGTTCCAAAGTTTATGAGGTTTTGAATCGATCTCAAAGTTTCATTTCGGTATAAAGAATATATAAATTCCACGAATTCAAtaatagattttaaaataaaaaaccacatatgctaaaaaaaaaaaaaaatgtttgatttcattttctttcgCATCTCTTGTCGATCTCTGTACAAGCAAATTTACTAAAAAATTTATGGGACTATATGTAGGTTCTacagattcaatgataatttttttttttttaaaaaaaaaaaaaaattgtgcaaaaaaaataacaagagaATGACATCAAgctcatatttattttaaagatgtgttatttgtatacactttataaaaaattaaaaataaatttcgtaaaaaatgaataaattaattaaaaataaataaagtaatggGAAGGAGGGAATGAACCTCATGAATGAATGATTTTTGATAAGAGGTCATCCCAAATTCTatacaataatatattttctcCTTCAATGTTGGTGTAGGACAGGATCGAAATGAAGTGGATCGTGGTCATGATAAGGGCCATCTACTGGTTTGACCAAAAacttttgacttttgacttcTCTTCCATTGAATTAATGGCTCAGTGCAAGTGGCCATGTGGTCTTAAATATTCTCctctattattattactattatttttattatttaaaataaaataaaaaaaaattgaagaatacGAGATAAGAAAAATAGTTTATAATATAGTTACCAATACAGTCTCCTCTACATAAAATATACGTAGataaatatttggaaaaaattccACTTGCCACCTCTAAATTACCAAGCATTTTTTAATGTCtctttaaactaaaaaaatttgcttataaatgattttttttttttttttttttttttgtaaatggaATATACGTAGATAAAATCCTTcctcttattttaaaaaaataaataaataaattcatttttactGTTATATCCCtacttatcttaaaaacttaagctaatagaaaatttattaatttaattatttaattaatactttaacattctcTTCATGTATAGGCTTAAACTTTTTCTCAACAAGTGAAACCAAAcacataaattatttaattaaaatagaaaaataaattgtggAGATTGGATTCGAACTTTTAAACATATGCTTGAAACTATGAAAAatcattacttattttaaaagcttaaactaataaaaaaaattaaattatttaattatttaattaatactttaacatttaaTATAAACGTTCACACCCATCGTCAATTTCCTTTTCATAACCCAACAAACAAAAAgggtaaaataaaattatgaaaatggtGACGCTTGGGGGCGAGAATCAATGGAGGGGCACTCGAGAGGAATGCTTCTCTTATTGTATGAATTTAACTGAATATATAGAGTTAAATGGGTTTAGCTTGGCATGGGCTTGTTCTCCAAAAATGATTTGAAAAGAATGAAAGCTTGGCGAGGGCGATGAAGTGGAACCTCATGTCCTGCTCCAGTTACCGTTACAAATGTCAGTCCTTTGTATACTTGGCTCCACCCACCAACCTATTTCACAAAAACAAGAGAGCTTGTGAGGAGATGAGGAATCAATtttgtagcaaaaaaaaaaaaaaatacttgaaatAGGCATTCAAGTTTCTCTTTTGGGAGCACTAACCTTTACATTGTCATACCATGGGTGCCAGTTGGTAATAGTTGGTAGCTTCAGGGCGTCAATGGAGTATCGAGTGGCAGTCACAGGAACCACTGCATCGGTGTCTCCACTGGAAAATGATCATCAAAAGGCATGTATGAGCAGGATGCAAAATAAATCTAACAAAATTTGCTGATAGAAAATTCCAACCCTAACCAATGCCAAAAAATATGACAGTGCTAAGGAAAGCATTAACAATATATAAAATGCATACCCCGAATAACAATAATGATAAGTATTATCTAGACCCTGAATGGAAGCAGTAGGAGTAATGTGTTATAAAACACTAGGTTCTTTTCAATTGAAAAGCTAGGACCTCACCTAAGTAGACATAATGTGTTAGCTAATGAAGACTCATTTCCTGAAATTgaatctagagagagagagagagagagagctttcaTGTAATTCCCACTAAAAAAAGTATAGGTGATCCCTCTGAAGATATCAAGCAAATATGCTACcaagatataaaaaataatttgtatataaCATGTCAAATCTTGACGTTTATTATGCATTAATACCTCATAAAATCAGCATAGTttcttataaaatttcaaaaacaatttCATGATCCTGTCCCCTATGTTGATTTTGGTAAGCCTTCTCAAACAGGTAAATGTGGCTTGAACACTAACGATGAACTACAATTACAAGGACCTGAAACACCATACTGTGCAAGAGCATAAGATACTTCTCATCCAACACAAATTAATCTAAACTTTTCAAAGTCACTTTCACGCCTATGCAACTTTATCTATATAGTTATGTATTGAAAAGAAGCTGCCTCCTCCAAGCATGGAGATTCCTACTCCTAGCTGGAAGTTTAGAAGTATGATAAAGTTGTTTCATTTCCAGCTTCCATATTCATGTTTGAAAAGGTCATCTCGACAACTTCATAGCCCCTAGACTACAAATATAGCCCAACACATCACAAGCTAAGATACCACAAGAAAGCTGTTTCCAGAACTACTATTATACATTCCcaaataacttaaaaataatcgctgatttcattaaaaaaaaaccagggAATTAGGgaagacacagagagagagagagagagagagagagagagaaagagagagagagagagagagagagagagagagacctgtaAACCCATATCCTGAGACCAGCAGCAATGAGTTCAGAATAAATAGGAAGCATAGAGAGTGGAGAATCCGCCCAGTAGTTACCAACAATATCGCTGTGAAGAAAAGATTTAAGCCTATAATGCTATCGCAACATATGCAACAAAATCATCTCAAATATCCAAAACATAAGTCATACCTGCATGTTTTCCATGGATAAGAAATTCTAGTTATATTGGCATGGAGTGCCTTTTGAACTTCTGGGAGATTGAAGTACACATCAGCGTACCTCTCAGTGCAGGGATCATATGCCCGAGACATCCATGGCTGAGTTCGAAAGTAAAAGACTCAGATCAACTAAAACAAACCTTGTGAGCATTTGTAAGGGGTGAGGTCAAGTAGGCAATTTGTAGACCACTAAGAGGAATATACTTATGCTGGACAAGTATGCAAAATAGTATGGAGTAGCATTTTCACCTATACCAGTGGTGGGGAAATCCAGACCCAAAATTACTTTGTGCAACACTGAATCTAGAGTTAGCTACAAAATTAATAGGGAAACCTGGGTGTGGGGAAAATACCAACAATGGAGACAAACTATTGTGTGTGGAAAAGCAATGCATGTTTGAAATATATGTCGCCATTTAGGATTTATtcacatttaaattttttacataTTCTTAAACGTATAACATGTGCATATGAATATATGCATATTAAATTAGATACACattataagagaaaaagaaaacccccTATACCGTAttgataagtaaaagaaaacatCAACGAGAACTTACATAATGACCCCTTAAGTTGCGCGTCAATGATGCAGTATTATTGCAAGGCCGAGTGAAAATGCTATATGGATCAATGTTTCCCTGCTCTGCCTCAGCAACATTAAGAGCTCTCATGCATTCCAATGAGGGGTGCTGAGATGACCCAAAGTTGCAGGCAGCTCTTAGCATATGATAGGAGGAATCGGAAATCAAACCATGGGTCCACCAGTATTCGAACGTCCCAATGTAATCATGGTAATCATCAGTAACAGCGTTTCCCACCTAAtagaaacaaattaagaaaagaaaattatcaatAAGATAAATGGTTATTTGCCATTAACCAGTTGAATACTGAAAGTATATCATCCTAATCCTAGTGAAATCCACATTCCCACCAGAAATCCCTTGAAATTAATAACTGGGTTCCGGATTCCCTTGTTTCTTTGGTAAACAAGTTGAGACAACTGAGGAACATAGTGACCTGAAACAGAATATTTAGACGTTAGCTGATATTCATCATCATATCAAGTTTCCATGAAATTTTTGTGGAgctgaaattcaaaaaaaaaaaaaaaaaaaagacagtaaTTCGGGACCTGCATAACTTTCTCCAGCAATGTAGAAATCCCTATGCTTGTACTGTGGAAACCTTT carries:
- the LOC133864806 gene encoding serine carboxypeptidase-like 28, with protein sequence MGDQHKKSGSFSLQLCVLGFACVLLSSAAVAAADDQLKEQERDRIIKLPGQPANVNFSQYSGYIPVDPQAGRALFYWLIEAPANRGPSSRPLVLWLNGGPGCSSVAYGASEEVGPFRVRPDGKTLSLSPYAWNAEANLLFLDSPAGVGFSYTNTSEDIYTVGDQRTAKDAYTFLVKWFQRFSQYKHRPFYIAGESYAGHYIPELSQIIVRGNKGIKNPVINFKGFLLGNPLIDDYYDNIGTHEYWWNHGLISDATYEALNKSCRDDTFLFPRDECNAALSQAISEFGNINPYSIYTKPCYDDGGSTHNVKLPLPWTFRGRDDCVVMYTKKYMNSTSVQLAFHVNLSRAPHPWLTCSYAVRNNWTDSPKSMLPIFKELIAAGIRIWVYSGDTDAILPLTATRYSIKALRLKTVTNWYAWYDNHQQVGGWSQVYKGLTYATVRGAGHEVPMSQPRLALILFTHFLKNMPLPASSF
- the LOC133864209 gene encoding serine carboxypeptidase-like 27 — protein: MGHTAFSVLGLLSLLVGTCFSSSSSLRDQVRDRITVLPGQPRNVGFAQYSGYVTVNEQAGRALFYWLVESPAVRGAESRPLVLWLNGGPGCSSVAYGAAEEIGPFHVRPDGKTLYLNPYSWNNLANLLFLESPAGVGFSYSNTTSDLYTAGDQRTAEDAYTFLVDWFERFPQYKHRDFYIAGESYAGHYVPQLSQLVYQRNKGIRNPVINFKGFLVGNAVTDDYHDYIGTFEYWWTHGLISDSSYHMLRAACNFGSSQHPSLECMRALNVAEAEQGNIDPYSIFTRPCNNTASLTRNLRGHYPWMSRAYDPCTERYADVYFNLPEVQKALHANITRISYPWKTCSDIVGNYWADSPLSMLPIYSELIAAGLRIWVYSGDTDAVVPVTATRYSIDALKLPTITNWHPWYDNVKVGGWSQVYKGLTFVTVTGAGHEVPLHRPRQAFILFKSFLENKPMPS